The sequence below is a genomic window from Silene latifolia isolate original U9 population chromosome 7, ASM4854445v1, whole genome shotgun sequence.
AAAACCTAACCCCCCATGTTGTTTGCTGTTGCAACAAAAGTCCCAGGAAACTAGAGGAATTTTGAACTGATCATTCCCTGACCAAAGGTAATTCCTGCATATCCCAGCAATCTTGTTGATGACAGTGGTAGGAATAAGGAAAATTATGGCCCAATATGCATGTAGCTAAGATAAGACAGCCTGTATGAGCACCATCCTACCTGCATAGCTTAGTTTCCTAGCACCCCAACTTTGAATTCTAGCAACAATTCTATCCACCAACTTATTACAGTCCCCCACAGAGAGTCTCTTATAGGAGATGGGGATTCCCAAATACCTGAAAGGGAAAACCCCTAAAGCAAAGTTGGAGAATTGAAGGATCTTGGACTTGTCCTCATGGCAAATTCCATTCATAAAAAGTTCAGACTTGCCATGGTTAACAGCAAGACCTGAAGCTTCTTCAAAATTTTTGAGGGCCCTCAATAAAATTTTGATGGAGAAGCAATCCCCTCTACTGAAAAGCAGGAGGTCATCAGCAAAGCATAGATGACTTAGCTTTAAGCTTCTACAGAGGGGGTGGAAATTAAAACCTTTCTTAGCAGTCACAACAGCCAGGATACGAGACAAGTACTCCATGCAAAGGGTAAACATAAGGGGAGACATAGGATCCCCTTGTCTGATCCCCCTTTTGCCATGGAAGTAACCAAACTGATTCTCATTCAAAGAAAGAGAGAATGAAGTGGAAGTCACACATGCCATAATCCATCTCACCATTGTTTCAGGGAACTGCAGGCTCACTAACACATCCTTAATGAAGGTCCATTCAATGGTATCATAGGCTTTCCTAAGGTCTATTTTCATTAGAGCCCTAGGAGAGCAACTCTTCCTATTGTAGAGTCTGACTAAGTCCTGACAAAAAAGGACATTGTCAACAATATCCCTTCCTTTTATAAATGCAGTTTGGTTGTGGCTAATGATATTGCCCAGGACTTCATTTAATCTGGAGCATAAAATCTTGGTGATGAATTTGTAAAGCACGTTACAGCATGCAATGGGCCTGGAATCCATTACAGTTTCAGGTTTCTCCTTCTTGGGAATGAGAGTGATAACAGTGGCATTAAGTTGCTAAAGGAGCCTACCATTCCTAAAGAAATCCTTAACAGCTTGGATGATGTCAGGACCAACCACAGGGAAGGTATCCTTGAAGAACTGACTGGTATAGCCATCCGGTCCATGAGCTTTATCAGGTGGTATGGAGAACAGAGCATCCTTGATTTCTGCATCAGTGACTTCTCTTATCATAACAGTAGCCTGGCTCTCAGAAACCAAAGCCCCATGTGCCATAACTCCCTTACAAACTGGAATCACAGCTCTGTCACTACCTAGTAGAGAAATATAGTAGTCAAGGAAAGCTTGCTCAATGGTAATATTATTGTCACAGATGATCCCATGTACATTCTTAATTTGCAGCACTTTATTACTTCTCCTTCTCGCTTTGATAGAGCAATGGAAATAGTGGGTGTTATCATCCCCATTATTTAACCATTGCAGCTTGGCTTTTTGAGCCAGGAAACTCCTCCAGGCCTCCTCCATCTCAGAAAAAGATTGAGCAGCTTGCTTTTCCTCTTCCTGTAGAGTAAGATTACCAGGGTCAGCATGAACCTTCTTTTGAATGTCATGCAGCAGGGCCTCTGCAAGATGAGCAGCAGTCTCAACATGACCAAAATACTCCCTGTTCAGATCCTTCAGAGGAGCTTTAAGATACTTCAGTTTTTTGACCACTTGAAACATAGGGAAACCTTTGATAGAAGTACTCCAGATGGCCCTTACCACAGTTAAGAACTCAACACATTTCCCCACATGTTAAAATAATGAAATCAGGATTTGAGTTTGGGTGTGTCCTGCCATAGATCAATCACACATGGACTGGTGTCATAGAGCCCTTTAGGTAGGAACGAGAAACTACCCTCAGGTCCCTCCACCACCCATTGATCATTAGCCATAATTCTATCTATTCTGCTGTACACTCTAGTCTCACCAGCTTGCTTATTATTCCATGTAAAGAAAGCACCAGAGGAAGCCACATCACACAAACCACAGTTCTCAACACAGTCTTGGAAGCTCTATACCTCAGCAGTAGTGATAGTGGATCCTATACACTCATCCATAAAAAGAACATTGTTAAAGTCACCCATCACTAGCCAAGGATCCTTCATACAGTTACCTAAAGAACTTAGAGCATGCCATAAGTCCTCCCTTTCATGGCTTTTGTTGAAACCATACACCATAGACAGAATCCGTGAGAAGTTATTGAGCATGTAAGTCACTCTCACATGAATGACTTGAGCAAATTTAGAAATCAGTTCCACCTTATAGACCTGTTCATCACACATAAGCCAAATTCTACCCCCAtctttaatgtcattattatgaaGTAACTGCCAATGCTTATTCAACCCATTCTTCACCTTTTCAATGTTATTAGTTCTAACTCTAGTTTCTAACAAACCACACAAGCCAATGTTATTCAGATGCAAGAGACGTCTAACATCTCCTTGCTTATTTGGCTTGTTTATTCCCCTGACATTCCAAAATGTAATACTAGTCATTTTCCACAAATAGCCTACTCCTCCTAGCCCTAGTAGCAGGTCCATTACTCCTGCCCAGACTTATGATCATTCTATCCGTGAAAGATCTACCCTCACCCCTACCTTGAGCTTTGTCAGGACCTTGCCTCAACAATTTAATAATAATTCTGGCAGGAGTGATGGTATTCAGTATCCCTCCATTAACTGGTATAGGAGTAACTATAGATGTAGGATCAATTGTGGGAAGTGGTATCTCCATAGGTGTAGGTGCAGCAGGAGGAACAGGAGGAGCCTGAGTAGGCTTAGGTCTCCATTCCTGCCTTGCCTTACCTTTGTTTTGAACCACTTCCTTTTTCTTCCTACAAACAGCAGCTAGATGTCCCATGCCTGAACATTCAGTACATTTCACAGGTTTCCACTCATAATGGACTATTTGTCTGTGACAAACATCCATTTCATCCAAAAATTCGATAACATCAGGAAAATCCTGTCCCATGCTCACCTCAACCATAATCCTGGCATAGCCCAAGAATGACTTAGTGTGAGTAGCAGTGTCAAGTCTCACAGGTTTACCCACTAAAATGGCGATTTTATTCAGAGTTAAACCCCAGAATTTTAAGTCCAAACCGTAAAACCTAATCCAGATAGGTACAACCTCCACTTCAGATTTAACCATTTTAACATCAGGAGTCCAATCCTTGACAACCAGAGGTTTGTTATCAAAGAAAACTGGTCCTGATCTCAAAACAGTTTGCTTGCTAGTAGCATCCTTAAATCGAACAACACAAATACCATTAGCGAGCGATGAAAAAGTATCAATATCATGAAATTTCCACACTCTACGTAAGAAACTACCCAAAACGTAACCAGGAGGGTTAGCACCCAGCACGTAACAGAAAATAGCATTGGTTCAGTAATCAATTTCCGATTGAACATCCTCAATATCTAATTTAAGTATTACCTTATCAGATATTGAAGACGCTGAATTATTCTGAGTAACAGGCACGTACTCCTCCTCCGATTCAACGCGATCATCATCAGGTGCCACTTCCTGAGCCAGATCAAACGGCTGAATCACAGAAGCAGCAGAGTTCTCATTCCGCGAACGACTAGTAGAACCGACTTCGAAGTTATCCTGATCATGTAATTGTATATTATTTGGCGTACTACTAGATTGttgtgaattattaatttatgaactattattattttttgtatttttgttatttttattaggTGAATTATTGTTAGAAAGCTTAGTATTACCTTTCTTATTTTTAGCCATTGCTGAAAAATTAGTTAGGATTCTAAGCTTTCTCTGTCATAGCTTCAACGGTGGACTTGTTCAAAAAAATCCTAATTACCCCATTGCCTAGTGGTAATAGAGTGTGTACTACATCTAGTAGATCGCTTACTAGGCTGAATAGACAGGAGGCTGTAGGGAGTACAGGTGATGGTATTCAGAAAACTTTTCTAGCTGCTCTTAATACTCTAGGGAGTGGTGGTGGGGAGGAAAGTATTGAACAACCGGTAGATCATGGCTAACCTAgggttttggaatgttagggtGAGTAATAGCCCTAATAAGCAAAGAGACATTAGATGGTATCTGCATAATAATAATATAGGATTAGTTGGCTTGATGGAAACAAGAGTTCGTACTTGTTCAATAAATAAGGTTCATGAAGGGATTGGGACTAAGTGGTCTTTGATCACTGATAATAGTACTTGTGAGGGGGGCAGAATATGGGTGGTATGGGATGATGGTGTGTTTCAAGTGGATGTTGTTCATTGTGAAGCACAGGTTATCCACTGTAAGATCTTACACAGGCCTACTGGTGTTAAATGGTGGATGTCTTTTGTGTATGGCTTTAATAGATTAGGAGATAGAGTTCCTCTATAGGAATCTTtagagaatattcatgagttgATACAAGAGCCATGGATTGTTTGTGGGGATTTTAACAACATTCTTGGCtatgacgagataattggttctGTGGTGACTGAAGGGGAAATAAAGGGATTTTTGGAATGTACTGCACATTGTGAACTTGCTGATATTCCAACTCAGGGAGCCTTTTTCACCTGGAGCAACAAGCAGGAGGAGCATGGACGGAGGTTCACTAGGATTGATAGGGTATTGGTTAATATGGAAAGCCTCATGGCATTTCCTGATACTAATACTAAATTTTGCCTGAAGGGTTGTTTGATCATAACCCATGTGTTACGGAATTATGGAGGACTCATACCAAGAGAAGGAATAGCtttaaatactttaatatgtggggaaGTGATGAGAAGTTTTTAAGCACTATGGGACAGGTTTGGGAGCAAAGAGTCAGGGGGAGTAAGATGTTCCAAGTGGTTAGGAAAATGAAGTTGTTAAAAGCTGAGCTGAAAAATTTGAACAGGGAAGCTTTTGCTAATGTTGAAGCCTCTGCTCGAATTGCAAAATTGAATTTGGAGCACATACAAATAGCTATTCAGCAGGATGTGACTAATAGACATcttatatgtaacacccccatctaccaatgAGCCTTAACAAGACTTTTCCCAGCAgctaaggatgttaccatctcggtttcccgaggacagtaataatcaaatgtcgataaaataaAAGTTTTgttaaattacaagtgatataaaccaaaataaaaggtacaactcgtgacaactatcaactatgtgaaactatttctgccatgactcgtggtagactcgtccctccaagcacccagctatggtCCTGACATCAACCTACTAAGACCGACTACTTATCATagtggatcacgacagacacaacacaagaagaaaacacaacaacacaacacaaggtcagtaactgaaggaacaaaACAAAGGCAGACACCACAAACACAGTAACACACAAACACCACCTCCACCAATCacccacacacctctgactgcccgaaggtccagtcctgccagattaccaatcacaaccagtaatccacactgccagtgggggaccgcagccgttcccacctaagctctGCTCATCCAATCCGAGCGATAagccatgttccttaatgtgcacatccccttctgtggcgggttccacagaaggcgaatcaagggtgtgaagccactcccgcaagtgactccactcagtcgagggcgcacctcgagaaccaaggATAAACAATCGCAACCAACCACACTATACAACAACAATGGTCAGCAACAATCAATATACACCACCAACAACGACACTAAACCAATCATACAACACAATCGACACTCTAGataaccaacagtactgagtaggaaaacctatcTTTAGCAAACCACAGCGATTCTGCGCACGACCACAAGACAACCAGCaatcaccataaccacctataacaacaagcataaccatctattactactaccataaaCACAAATGAAAccaagggagacgatgatgatgatgacaacatacctatacacagcattc
It includes:
- the LOC141590242 gene encoding uncharacterized protein LOC141590242; translation: MGRSRNENSAASVIQPFDLAQEVAPDDDRVESEEEYVPVTQNNSASSISDKDATSKQTVLRSGPVFFDNKPLVVKDWTPDVKMVKSEVEVVPIWIRFYGLDLKFWGLTLNKIAILVGKPVRLDTATHTKSFLGYARIMVEVSMGQDFPDVIEFLDEMDVCHRQIVHYEWKPVKCTECSGMGHLAAVCRKKKEVVQNKGKARQEWRPKPTQAPPVPPAAPTPMEIPLPTIDPTSIVTPIPVNGGILNTITPARIIIKLLRQGPDKAQETRVRTNNIEKVKNGLNKHWQLLHNNDIKDGGRIWLMCDEQVYKVELISKFAQVIHVRVTYMLNNFSRILSMVYGFNKSHEREDLWHALSSLGNCMKDPWLVMGDFNNVLFMDECIGSTITTAEYLKAPLKDLNREYFGHVETAAHLAEALLHDIQKKVHADPGNLTLQEEEKQAAQSFSEMEEAWRSFLAQKAKLQWLNNGDDNTHYFHCSIKARRRSNKVLQIKNVHGIICDNNITIEQAFLDYYISLLGSDRAVIPVCKGVMAHGALVSESQATVMIREVTDAEIKDALFSIPPDKAHGPDGYTSQFFKDTFPVVGPDIIQAVKDFFRNGRLL
- the LOC141590243 gene encoding uncharacterized protein LOC141590243, giving the protein MANLGFWNVRVSNSPNKQRDIRWYLHNNNIGLVGLMETRVRTCSINKVHEGIGTKWSLITDNSTCEGGRIWVVWDDGVFQVDVVHCEAQESLENIHELIQEPWIVCGDFNNILGYDEIIGSVVTEGEIKGFLECTAHCELADIPTQGAFFTWSNKQEEHGRRFTRIDRVLVNMESLMAFPDTNTKFCLKGCLIITHVLRNYGGLIPREGIALNTLICGEVMRSF